The nucleotide window AAGGAGAAGGCCTACATCGCGGGCATGAAGGCCGACCTTCGGAACCTGGTCACGGCCCAGGAGGCGTACTTCGCCGACAACGTGACCTACGCGTCGGTGCTGTCGAACCTCAACTACAACGTCTCGGCCGGCAACACGGTGTCGATCTCCTCGGCCACCGGCACCGGCTGGGCAGCGACGTCGAGCAACAACGCCACGGCGAAGACCTGCGGGATCTTCGTGGGGAGCGCGACGCCGCCGGTCACCGGCGAGAACGAAGGCGCGCCGACCTGCCAGTAACCCTCTCCGCAGGACCATCGAAGGGCGGCCTCCAGGCCGCCCTTTGCATTTTGGCCTCGGGCGCACATCGTGGAGGCCATGGCACGACGCCCGGCCGGTGGCGCGGCCCCTCCCAAGCCGTCGCTCCGCACGGAGCTGCTCCTGAACCTCGCCGTGCTCGCGGCCGGAGCGCTGGTGCTCGCAGTCTTCACGGCCGTGCTCGTGCCGTTGCTCGGGCGCGGCTTCCTGGGCGTCGCGCTGATCACCGCGCTGGTGATGGCCGACGTCCTCATCTTCATCGGCTTCGGACGGTATCTGGTGTCGCGGCTGGTCACGGAGCCGATGGCGGCTCTGGTGTCCGTGACCCAGGCCGTCGCCACCGGTGAGATGTCGCGAC belongs to Gemmatimonadales bacterium and includes:
- a CDS encoding pilin, with amino-acid sequence KEKAYIAGMKADLRNLVTAQEAYFADNVTYASVLSNLNYNVSAGNTVSISSATGTGWAATSSNNATAKTCGIFVGSATPPVTGENEGAPTCQ